The Parabacteroides sp. FAFU027 genome includes the window CAGAGAAGAATAAAACCAAACTGGAAGCTAAAATCCGCCACATCCTGGCACAAATAGAAGAAGGGATTGCCGGAGATAATCAGGCCTCAGAAGAAACACCGGTAGCCATTGATTCGGAAGAACTCAAACGTCGGATCAGCCTGATTAATAAAGAAAACAGAAGCAAAGCGGAGCAAAAACAACTCAAGAAACTGGAAGAAAAACATTTGCCCAAACTACAGGAATATGAAAAACACCTTGAGATTATGGGCGAGAGGAACAGTTATTCCAAGACCGATCCCGATGCGACCTTTATGAGAATGAAAGAGGACCACATGGGCAACGGTCAGCTTAAACCGGCACATAATCTTCAAATTGGAACAGAAAATCAGTTTATTACCCACTTCGATTATTTCTATAACCCGGGTGACACGCTTACCCTTAAATCATTCCTGCTTTCGGGCAAAGAACGTTTTGGCCATTTCCCCAAACAAGCTGTAGCCGATGCCGGTTACGGCAGTGAAGAGAACTATGAATTTATGGAAGATAATGACATTGAGGCCTTTGTCAAATACAACTACTTCCACAAGGAACAAAAGAAGAGTTTTATCAACAATCCTTTTTTGCAGGAAAACCTCTACTACAACGAACAGAAGGATTATTTTGTCTGCCCGATGGGGCAGCATATGAAGTGTATAGGTACACAAAACAAGAAATCCGAATCCGGCTTTCAAAGCCATATTAAGCTGTATCAGGCCGTCAATTGCGACGGTTGTCCACTCAGGGGAATGTGTCACAAATCAAAGAATCATCGGGTAATTTCCGTTAATCACAATTTAAGAGAACACAAACGAAAGGCCAGGGAAAGGTTGATGTCTGAACAGGGACTTAAACACCGAAGCAAGCGACCCATTGAACCGGAAGCGGTCTTTGGACAAATCAAATTCAACAAACACTACAATCGGTTGCGTCATCGCGGAATCGACAAAATCCGTATGGACTTTGGTATCCTTGCCATTGCCTTTAATCTCCAGAAATTATCCAGAAAGATGGCCACAGCAGCATAATCCACCCTATACACCTCCTTTTTTGCTTATTCTGCAACTCTTTGGCCAGACTCCGATAAAAAACAATCTTTCGCAATATTAATGCTAACGCCTGCCTGGTGAGTTCTTAATTGAATGAAATGGGCAAAAATGAAGAGAGGATGCCCTTTTGGGACACCCTCTAATATTTTGCTTGATTGAGTTCACTCTTATTTAGCTTCCCAACCCAAAGCGCCTGCTCCGAGAATAGCCGCATCACTGGCTTTCAATTCCGAAGGAAGAACTTTTACTTTGTTTCTCCAGATGGGTAAAACGTTATTTTCCATAGCTTCTTTGATCGGGTTAAAGATCAAATCGCCGGCTTGAGCTAGCCCGCCGAATATGATAATTGCTTCAGGAGCGGAGAATGCTATAAAGTCGGCAAACGCTTCTCCCAGGATTGTACCTGTAACATCGAAGATCTCTTTCGCTACTTTATCACCCTGAACTGCTGCGTCGTATACATCCTTCGATGTGATTTTATCAGCCGCGATCTGACGTAAAAGGCTATCTTCGGTTGTGTTTTCCAGAACCTCGCGTGCAGATCGTGCAACGCCTGTTGCAGAAGCGTAAGTTTCCAGACAACCTTTTCTGCCGCAACCACAAAGACGGCCATTTGTGCGACGGATAGTTGTA containing:
- a CDS encoding IS1182 family transposase produces the protein MSTTKHKLVFKDYPQGQNTLFPESLDDKIKTGAPVRLINTIVDQLDISPVIETYKGGGTSSYHPRMLVKVLFFAYLNNTYSCRKIATALEENILYMWLSGNQTPDFRTINTFRSLHLKESIHQLFTQVVTMLVEMGHISLETQYIDGTKLESPANRYTFVWKKTAEKNKTKLEAKIRHILAQIEEGIAGDNQASEETPVAIDSEELKRRISLINKENRSKAEQKQLKKLEEKHLPKLQEYEKHLEIMGERNSYSKTDPDATFMRMKEDHMGNGQLKPAHNLQIGTENQFITHFDYFYNPGDTLTLKSFLLSGKERFGHFPKQAVADAGYGSEENYEFMEDNDIEAFVKYNYFHKEQKKSFINNPFLQENLYYNEQKDYFVCPMGQHMKCIGTQNKKSESGFQSHIKLYQAVNCDGCPLRGMCHKSKNHRVISVNHNLREHKRKARERLMSEQGLKHRSKRPIEPEAVFGQIKFNKHYNRLRHRGIDKIRMDFGILAIAFNLQKLSRKMATAA